Proteins from one Cryptomeria japonica chromosome 4, Sugi_1.0, whole genome shotgun sequence genomic window:
- the LOC131060443 gene encoding uncharacterized protein LOC131060443, translating into MADFVEQLVENFKVFQASHEFDKETLVEAHEKTYNGIRQTESIPGYTRMGFSMRKQSEHWRPSVPLKGLRPIRARELEIDKYHKGRVLFGTLCVDAFMMLGTMTLLEDQFGDAVRLAIYNTSSNQSPSSLYPKGSKVAVKQPYFKQGAQDGVLMLRVDNPQNVEILASFPGNEETSLAKSLLELRNKGNKCFREENWNKAIDYYSSCIDLALSRNKMPSASNIQEKVKEALLYSYSNRAEAKLRLKEYEDAVQDCDKALALDQKHLKSLFRKGRAFHYLGEYKLACQCFDRALEQSPTANDIQLHYEKSKELSYQNQQGKFDLSAYFINGSNAPELSNYIGPVLIKKSVGRGRGLFVTDDVDIGDFLLVENAIAFRRNERKSLKGSLEKDMRGVMDVEKKLGHLKRDLEAEIISCAASSPRIMQQLEYLADLDEMKVPPMDLFRINNGSWNNYDIPNQGWELDQHKLAKLMQNLWCQIQTIESNSEMNRQNEQYGLWALPSFLNHSCFPNANYIVVGEAMFVIAARKIAAGEEITIPYFDSLLPLFARESAFRGMGFKCECKRCMLERSLVAAEASPLQEIAKLVYPLDTMLSDLELGKIAMQVENSIDVLTTEEKQMIRASFFPLYYNIFGLQRIHPYARTTLPSLREVFDGFQEVVPGNCRCFELFAKFLVYAKNEADTDKVLFRKVLEVCTAYMGKHEERLVRAVLNSVQTGIFKPGLTVFGLTEVNS; encoded by the coding sequence ATGGCCGACTTTGTAGAGCAATTGGTTGAAAATTTCAAGGTGTTTCAGGCTTCACATGAGTTTGACAAAGAAACTCTTGTAGAAGCACATGAGAAAACTTACAATGGTATCCGCCAGACGGAATCAATACCAGGGTATACCAGAATGGGGTTTTCAATGCGGAAACAGTCGGAGCATTGGCGGCCATCAGTCCCACTGAAAGGGCTGCGGCCCATTCGAGCAAGGGAGCTTGAAATTGATAAGTATCATAAAGGCCGTGTTCTCTTCGGAACGCTCTGTGTTGATGCTTTCATGATGTTGGGCACTATGACTCTCTTGGAAGACCAGTTTGGAGATGCTGTTCGACTTGCAATATacaacacttcaagcaatcaaagTCCGAGCAGTCTATATCCCAAAGGCTCAAAGGTTGCAGTCAAACAGCCGTACTTCAAACAAGGCGCCCAGGATGGTGTGCTCATGCTGCGCGTTGATAATCCTCAAAACGTTGAGATTTTGGCTTCCTTTCCAGGAAATGAAGAAACTTCATTGGCTAAGAGTTTGCTTGAATTGCGCAATAAAGGCAACAAGTGCTTCCGGGAAGAGAATTGGAACAAGGCTATTGACTATTACTCCAGCTGCATAGACTTGGCTCTCTCGCGCAACAAGATGCCCTCTGCTTCCAACATCCAGGAGAAAGTGAAGGAGGCTCTTTTGTATTCTTATTCTAATAGGGCAGAGGCAAAGTTGAGGTTGAAGGAGTATGAGGATGCTGTGCAAGACTGTGACAAGGCGTTAGCCCTTGATCAGAAGCACCTCAAATCCTTGTTTCGCAAAGGCCGTGCTTTTCATTATCTCGGAGAATATAAGTTAGCTTGTCAATGTTTTGATAGAGCTCTGGAGCAGTCCCCAACAGCAAACGACATCCAGTTGCACTATGAAAAATCAAAGGAACTCAGCTATCAGAACCAGCAAGGTAAATTCGATCTCTCTGCCTATTTCATAAACGGTTCTAATGCGCCTGAGTTGAGCAATTATATTGGTCCCGTTCTGATTAAAAAATCAGTAGGGCGCGGCAGAGGATTGTTTGTCACTGATGATGTAGATATTGGAGATTTTCTGCTTGTTGAGAACGCCATTGCCTTCAGAAGAAACGAGAGAAAAAGCTTGAAAGGAAGCCTCGAGAAAGACATGCGTGGTGTGATGGACGTGGAGAAAAAACTTGGTCATCTTAAACGGGATTTAGAGGCTGAAATCATTTCCTGTGCAGCGTCATCTCCGAGGATAATGCAGCAGCTAGAGTACCTTGCTGATTTGGATGAAATGAAGGTGCCACCCATGGATCTGTTCCGGATAAATAATGGCAGCTGGAATAACTACGATATTCCCAATCAAGGTTGGGAGTTAGACCAGCATAAACTTGCAAAGCTAATGCAAAATTTGTGGTGCCAAATACAGACTATTGAATCAAATAGTGAAATGAATAGACAAAATGAGCAATATGGTTTGTGGGCACTTCCCTCTTTCCTCAATCATTCCTGTTTTCCCAACGCAAATTACATTGTTGTGGGGGAAGCCATGTTTGTTATAGCTGCAAGAAAAATTGCAGCTGGAGAAGAAATAACAATCCCTTACTTTGACAGTCTTCTGCCGTTGTTCGCACGAGAATCGGCATTCAGAGGAATGGGATTTAAGTGTGAGTGTAAGCGGTGTATGTTAGAAAGATCGTTAGTAGCAGCCGAAGCATCACCATTGCAAGAAATCGCTAAACTCGTTTACCCCTTAGACACCATGCTCTCTGATCTTGAGTTGGGGAAAATTGCTATGCAAGTGGAAAACAGCATAGATGTCCTGACCACAGAAGAAAAGCAGATGATAAGGGCATCTTTTTTCCCTCTTTATTACAATATTTTTGGGTTGCAGCGGATTCATCCTTATGCCAGGACAACTTTGCCTTCTTTGAGGGAAGTATTCGATGGCTTTCAAGAGGTTGTTCCAGGGAAttgtagatgctttgagttgtTTGCAAAGTTTCTCGTTTATGCCAAGAACGAAGCTGACACAGACAAAGTTCTTTTTCGGAAGGTACTGGAAGTATGCACAGCGTATATGGGAAAGCACGAAGAACGCCTTGTAAGAGCTGTATTGAACTCTGTTCAAACAGGCATCTTCAAACCGGGACTTACTGTGTTCGGCTTGACTGAGGTCAACAGCTAA